TGGCTACGCGATAAAGCGCAACAGCTGATCGTAGATCACCATTATACTACGCTCGTTCCGGCACTACGCAGCCGCTTACAGCAACCGCTGTATGCACAGGTGCATGCACTCTGGACCCTCGAAGGCCTGGGCGCATTACAACTGGCAGACGTACAGGTGTTACTGCATCAGGCCAATCCATACGTACAGGCGGAAGCATTGGCCGCTTTACCGGCAGTCATGACGCCTGCAAACGGAAAGGCTGTTCTGAACGAGCTGAAGATGATAGAACAGAATGTCTTCCTGGCGCCTTATGTTGCCTTACTACTGCCTTCGCTGCCGGCCTCGCTGCATGCGGAAACTGATTCACTGCGAGGTCGCCTGGTGGATAGATATGCCAATGACCGTTATGTGGCTGATGCGCTCATCAGCGGTATGGCTGGTAAGGAAATCGCATTACAGCAGCTATTGAAAGCCATCCATCCGGATACCACCCTGGTGCTCGCCAAACGCCTGAAAACAGTACTAAAGGATATTGAAAATCATAAGAAAGCCAGCATGGATGAGAGCCTGGGAAAGACCTACCCGAGAGGCGCCATCCTGTTCAAAACTGTTTGCCAGACCTGCCATGGTGCTGATGGTGATGGTATCCAGTCGCTCGCTCCACCATTGAACCAGTCAGAGATCGTGACAGGCGATAAGCATAAGCTGGCGGCCATCGTGCTGTTCGGCTTGACCGGCCCGGTAACTGTTGCCGGTAAACAATATAAAACGCCTGAGATCAGCGGAGATATGCCTGGTATAGGCAGCAATGATGAGTTCTCTGATAAGGATATTGCGGAGGTACTGAGTTACATCCGTGGTGCCTGGAGCAATCATGCAGCCAGGGTCACAGAGAAAGATATCCAGGAGGTGCGGAAGCATTATAAAGGCCGTCAGAAATCATTTACAATGGCAGAATTGAAGTAACGTATACCTGGTATCACGAACAAAGAGCGCTTACCGGCGCTCTTTGTTTATGGATTGGCACTAGTTATGAGTTTTGGCAAAAGAAATAACGGATTACAATACGATATTGAGTGTATGGAGTTTGTTATATAATGTCTTACGGTCGATGTTCATCATTCTGGCCGCTTCCGATTTATTATAATGCACCTGCTGTAATACATCCATGATCTTTTTGTATTCCGCCTGACGGGATACATTCTTCAGGTCCTCTTCAGTGGTTCCGCCAGTGCCCGTGGCTTCGGCTTCTTTCAACGCGGGCAACATTTCTTCCGGCAGGTGCGCAGTCGTAACAGGACCCTCATTCGTTGACAAAAGGCAGATCCTTCTCATGACGTTTTTCAGTTCGCGGATATTGCCCGGCCAGCCATAATGATAAAACGCCTGGTAGACTTCTGCTGATACCTCACCATATTCCCTGTTTAGTTCTGCTTCGATCATTTGTTTGAAAGCGTTGACGAACAGTGGAAGGTCATCCCGTCTGGCCCTGAGTGGGGGGACATTCACACTGAACTCGTTCAGACGGTAATAGAGGTCATCCCGAAAGCGTCCGTTTAACACAGCCTGTTGCAGGTCCTCATTAGAGGCTACAATGATACGTATATCGACAGGGGTCTCGCGCGTACTACCTACTGGTCTGACCACCCTTTCCTGGATAGCGCGGAGCAGGGCCGTCTGCACCTCATAGGACAGGTTACCTATTTCATCAAGGAACAGTGTACCACCATGTGCTTCCTGGAATGCGCCCGTTTTAGCCTGTATGGCGCCGGTAAAGGCACCTTTTTCGTGGCCAAATAGTTCGCTACAGGCCAGCTCCCTGGACAGGCTGCCACAGTCGATGGCAACAAACGGTTTGTTCTTACGCTTACTCTGACTATGGATCAGTTGCGCCACTGATTCTTTCCCTGTACCTGTCTCTCCCAATATCACCACACTATAATCAGTTGGCGCGATCAGTTTGATATGCACATGCAGTTCCTTCGAGGCATTCCCCACACCATACACAAACTGACTGAGCGTACCCCTGTGCGAGACCAGCGTAGATACAGGTGCTTCCGGTGATGCGGGAGCGACTGGCAAAGGGTCCTTAGATGTTAGTGCTTTATGTAACAGGGCCTTCTGTGTAAGCAGAATAACCTGCGCGGCATTCAGTGGCTTGACCACATAGTCATAAATGCCGTTTTTTATCAGTTGAATAGCAACGCGTACGTCAGGATAGCCGGTCATGACGACAATGCCTGTCGGCGGACTTAGTTCACGGATCTTAAGCGAGAGTACGCTGCCATCTATTTCTTTGTCTTTCAGCCGGTAATCACAGAAGACAACATCATACAGCTTTTCCTTCACCATCTTCAGTGCTGTAGTGCCGGATACGCTATGATCTACTTCGTATCCTTCTTTACTGAGTATCTTAGTTAGCAAGGTGCAAATCTGGATCTCATCATCAACGATCAGGATAGTGCTCACATGTTACGATTAAGAGGTGAATAAAATAAGTTTTCTAAAGAGACACGAACATTATGTACTCGAACTTAGTTGTGACTGCCGGCACGGGAACAATAAGAAAAAAGAGTATGGTCTATTCTGATTGCCAGGGGAGAGAGTCAATTCCCGCAGCGGTTTTTCGGGTCGTGCCTAATGTTATGGTTGGCATAAAGGTATCGAAATATTGTATTCGACCAAAAATAAAGATGTGCATGCCTCAACATAGGGATCGTTCAATTTTTGTCAGTTGGCAATTGTTTATACACCCGTCATTTACAACTTTAATCAGTGAAAGAATTAATTGCTTAGATAGACCAGTTTTTCAAGCTGACTCCTGGGCACTCGTCATTGTTACTTTCTGGTGTGCAACCTGCAAGGTGTATAAAGGAACCTATTTTGCTGCGCCGGTAGATATCGGTAGGCCCCGACAGCAGCGAGATAGTATCTAATGAGTGAAAAAAGGTTGTTTTACTTAATGTAACTTTGTAAATAGACGACACTATAAAATGATAATCAGTATTTTAAGTTTATTTGTTATAATATTGCTTTAGCCTCTCAAATAACTATATAAGCATCTTGCTTGCCGCAATTATGGTAACAAACAAAGTGCCCTTTCTTCCTCATTTGCTATCAACCAGCGACTGGTTCAGCCAGACCTTGATACATGTTTCTGAACATGAATAGAAGTCCGCCAGACTGATCATAATCACCGGGAAATATATCCATCCATTTGTTTTGCCGATTGATCACCTGCCGTTTTAACAAGCGGTAGTCAACCAGTACGATGTCATTATCAATTGATCAGATGCACTCAGTGATTATAACGGGAAGGACAGCCAGGTCATAGTAGGGTATCTATGTCAGCGTTAAGAGGAACATTCCTGTTCTTTTCGGGAGGGGGAGGTAAGTAGTACCGCCTCCGCATTATTCCTGCCTGCTTTTGAACACGCATATAGGAGGAAATGCCAGGTAGCTTACTGGTGGGCGCTGTGAGGGTAGAGGTGAAGCAGGATTGGAGAGAACTGATACTATTTTGATATGGGGTGACATCCTAATATGAATGATGGGGAATAATTAAGTGGTTGTTTTACAATGATTTGTATTTTTTCAACAGCTTCTTCCTCCAATATAGAAGGGACGAACAAGCGACCTGCTAGCGACGAACTAGCGACGGCGAAGCATTGAACAGGCGTCAAAATTGTATCAGCCGACAGCATACAAAACGGGCTGTCCGTTATCAGCGGACAGCCCGTTCATTATATTGAATTACCTTATTTAACTGCTTTATAAGCGATCCTGTCTCCGTAGGCGATATGATACTTATCGCAGAACCCTGCATTCACCTCCAGCACATATTGCGCTTTCTTGAACGAAGGAAGACTTTCTTCCGAGAGGGGTGTCGTATACTTCTGTACCGATACGATCTCTTTTTTCTCGTCCAGGTAGATGATGTCAAGTGAGATGTAGGTGTTCTTCATCCAGAAGGATTGTTCCTCCGCCTTCGGAAAGATGAAGAGCATACCCTGTATGTCAGACATTGACTTACGGTCCATCAGGCCCCTTGCTCTTTCCTCGTCGTTATCAGCAAACTCAATGTCGATCTGCCGGAGCGTATCATTATTGACCTTACTGAGGAAATAGAGAACGCCTTCCTTTTTGAAGGGTGGTCCGCTATCAGGTACGGTAGCTACCACTGCATTACCGGAGGACGAATTACTGTTATTGGCCGGAGATGCATTCCTGCTGGAGCATCCGGCTATATAAAGTATAAATCCAACGTTAAAGAGGAGCCATCGGGAAGCTGACATAAAGCGTTGTTTTTAACGTGCCATCAATTCTTCGTCAGAGAATACCACATCCGTATAATCCTTGATCTCATTGTACACCGTATCTCTCTCTATCGGTCTTCTGCCAGCCTGTTTGATGAGCATGGCCAGCTGTGCGGTGTTCATGGATGGATTCTGCTCTTCTGCACCCGCCATGGAGTAGATCTTGGTGGTATCATCAATAGTACCATCGAGGTCATTTACACCAAAGGACAGGGTCAGTTGCGCGGTATTTCTACCCAGCATCGGCCAGTAGGCTTTCAGATGGGGGAAGTTGTCCATATACAGACGGGCGATCGCATACAGTCTGAGGTCTTCTACGACAGAAGTCTCAGGAACATGTGACATCTCATTGTCGCCATTACGGAATTTCA
The DNA window shown above is from Chitinophaga agri and carries:
- a CDS encoding sigma-54-dependent transcriptional regulator codes for the protein MSTILIVDDEIQICTLLTKILSKEGYEVDHSVSGTTALKMVKEKLYDVVFCDYRLKDKEIDGSVLSLKIRELSPPTGIVVMTGYPDVRVAIQLIKNGIYDYVVKPLNAAQVILLTQKALLHKALTSKDPLPVAPASPEAPVSTLVSHRGTLSQFVYGVGNASKELHVHIKLIAPTDYSVVILGETGTGKESVAQLIHSQSKRKNKPFVAIDCGSLSRELACSELFGHEKGAFTGAIQAKTGAFQEAHGGTLFLDEIGNLSYEVQTALLRAIQERVVRPVGSTRETPVDIRIIVASNEDLQQAVLNGRFRDDLYYRLNEFSVNVPPLRARRDDLPLFVNAFKQMIEAELNREYGEVSAEVYQAFYHYGWPGNIRELKNVMRRICLLSTNEGPVTTAHLPEEMLPALKEAEATGTGGTTEEDLKNVSRQAEYKKIMDVLQQVHYNKSEAARMMNIDRKTLYNKLHTLNIVL
- a CDS encoding DUF192 domain-containing protein; translation: MSASRWLLFNVGFILYIAGCSSRNASPANNSNSSSGNAVVATVPDSGPPFKKEGVLYFLSKVNNDTLRQIDIEFADNDEERARGLMDRKSMSDIQGMLFIFPKAEEQSFWMKNTYISLDIIYLDEKKEIVSVQKYTTPLSEESLPSFKKAQYVLEVNAGFCDKYHIAYGDRIAYKAVK